From the genome of Litoribacterium kuwaitense:
TTCATCTAGTATAATAAAGAAGAAGGATAGTATAACTTCATCTCCGTTTGATTTTTCTATATTTACAATATTTCCACAATCATCTTTAATGGTTAAAAATGAGAACTGGTTGATTGCACAGCCTAAATCAATAGAAGGATAATGGGTTAAATGACTCTTTATAGAATCAAATGATATTGATTTTGAAGATAAAATCCCACCAATAATTTTTGTTAGATTACGAGCTTGTACAGGCTTACCTGCCACTATCATAGGTCTTGAGCTTCTGTACAAGTTCTGTACAGACATAATTTTATTATGTGCATATTCAAGGTATTTTTTACTAAGTTCTTGTTTGACCTCAAATACAGCATACACACTTTCAGCTGTAATGAATTTTTCTCCTGCTTCAGTTTCAAAAATCAAAGGTGCATATAAAGAGTCATAAATTATTACGTCAATTTGTTCACTCATATTACCAGTTGAATCGAAAACAAACCCTTTATCAACTGCATATTTACTTGG
Proteins encoded in this window:
- a CDS encoding DUF6602 domain-containing protein, whose amino-acid sequence is MTSIKILLANKQKALRAKLEADINHPTSKGDNSEGAWINFFKSFLPSKYAVDKGFVFDSTGNMSEQIDVIIYDSLYAPLIFETEAGEKFITAESVYAVFEVKQELSKKYLEYAHNKIMSVQNLYRSSRPMIVAGKPVQARNLTKIIGGILSSKSISFDSIKSHLTHYPSIDLGCAINQFSFLTIKDDCGNIVNIEKSNGDEVILSFFFIILDELYKIGTVPAVDIRNYADFSLDGIELNR